ATGGGCACGCTGGCGTTCCTGCTGGGAGCGCTCTTCTGCTACTTCGCGGTGCTGCCCTCGATGTTCAGGTTCCTGCTCAACGACGAGCAGGGACTGGCCATCTCCCAGCGGCTGGACGTGGCGCGGCTGCGCGCGGACGACGCGCTGCGTTTCCTGCGGGTGGGTGACGCGGAGCGGGCGGGGAAGCTGGCCCAGGAGACGAGCGCGGCGCTGAAGGCGGACGGAGAGGGGAAGCTGGGCGAGGCCAACCGGCCGCCCTCGGAGAGCGTGGAGCTGGAGGCGCGGCTGGACGGGCTGGGGCGGCTGGTGGACGCGGCGGCGGACGGCTTCGGTGTGCCGGCGCGCAGCGTGCTACGGCAGGCGGTGGAGAAGCGGTCGGAGGCGGTGGAGGCGTACGCGAAGGAGAACTACGCCGCGTCGGCGAAGGCGATGGACGAGGCGGCGAGCCTGCTGGCCGGAGTGGCGCCCACGCGGGCCGAGGAGCTGGCGGGGCTGTGGAGGCTGGAGAAGGAGCTGGCGCTGGGCAAGGCGCGCTACGTGGCGGCGGCGTGGACGCGGCCGATGCTGACGATGAACGAGCAGCTCTCGCTGGTGCTGCTGCTCATCCTGTCCTTCGGCGTCATCTTCGAGCTGCCGCTGGTGATGGCGCTGCTGGGGGTGGTGGGCGTCGTGAGGGCGAGCTGGCTGATGAGGTACCAGCGGCACGCCTTCGTGGTGTGCCTCATCGCGGCGGCGATCCTCACGCCCACGGGTGACGTGGTGAACCTGTCGCTGATGGCCGGTCCGATGCTGCTCTGCTACGAGATGGGCGTGCTGGCCGTGTGGCTGATCGAGCGCAATCGGGCGAAGCAGGAATCGCAGACGGGCATCACCCCGACGCCGGGCGCGTGAGCCGGCAGAGGGGTTGGAGGGAGGACGAATACCCCGGGGTGTCATGGGCATGCTACGGAGGTAGGTGATGGACACCCCCCGCCGCCGCCTGGCGATGAACCTGCGCTACCTCGGTGCGCTGCTGCGTCGCTTCCGCACGACGGTGCTCATGGCCGTGTTGCTCTTCGGCTGCATGCCCCTGCTGTACCACTGGCGCCATGCCGGGCCGGACGGG
This is a stretch of genomic DNA from Archangium violaceum. It encodes these proteins:
- a CDS encoding twin-arginine translocase subunit TatC: MSLAEHLTELRSRLLKCVVAVFVLGAAAMVFAKPIFGVLMKPVLDALPPEGRALVYTSGIEEINVLMKVGVYCGIFLTTPVILAQIWGFVSPGLYPEERKYAGPFVFMGTLAFLLGALFCYFAVLPSMFRFLLNDEQGLAISQRLDVARLRADDALRFLRVGDAERAGKLAQETSAALKADGEGKLGEANRPPSESVELEARLDGLGRLVDAAADGFGVPARSVLRQAVEKRSEAVEAYAKENYAASAKAMDEAASLLAGVAPTRAEELAGLWRLEKELALGKARYVAAAWTRPMLTMNEQLSLVLLLILSFGVIFELPLVMALLGVVGVVRASWLMRYQRHAFVVCLIAAAILTPTGDVVNLSLMAGPMLLCYEMGVLAVWLIERNRAKQESQTGITPTPGA